CTTTCTCTTCACTATTTCCCAGAGGGTTTGCTTCACCTTACCCACAGGCGAAAAACGGGGGTCCTTGTCATGGGAGAGGTAAAAATGGCATGCTTCTGAACATAAGCCACAGTGAACGCAGGTCTGCATGTAGACCTTTAGGCGGGCAGCAGCCCCTTTAGTTAAAACTTTATTTATCGTATCTTCTATCTTCTTCGGGGTGAGTTTCTTTATAGTTTCGTCTAAGCCCGGATCTACGACAATTTCCTTTGCAGGCTCAGCCATAAGCAATCCTCCTGAAAATATTTATGCCTACCAATCTTTAGAGTTGCGCACCGCACCAAATTCGCTGCCCATATATGCTCGGGTAAAGACAAAATATAGCATATGGCTCAACCTTGTAAAAGGGATAACGATTAACATAAGTTCACCAGACAGAATATGAAGAATCAATATCGTTTTATAGGGGAGCCATTGGTGGTATGCCAGAAAGCCGGTCAGAAACGGCGCCAGAGCTATTATCAGCAAAGCATAATCAGATGCAAAGGTGACGAACCTAACCTCAGGGAGTACTAATCTTCTGGCAAGGAAAAAAAACGCGGCAAGAATTACGATTACAGTCATTATATCAGCTGTCCCTTCAGGCAATGTCCACCAGCTAATTTTCCAGGACTGGTACCAGAGAATGTTATGAGACAGGAGAAAAATGGGTGTTAAAACCAGACAGATATGAAAAGCGAAGGTTGTTACCGTCATCAAAGGCCGTCTTCTCATATTGGTACTGGCAAAGGGGATAACCCAGTGAATAATGGATCGCAGACCATACTTTAGACTCATATATGGATATATGACTTTTTCCTTCTTTGCCAGTTTATGCATGGAACACAGCCGATAAAGACTACCCCCAATGAAGACTATGAATGAAATCCATACCAATGGTCCGCTCACAAATTCATACATTTCTCTAATTCCTCATTCTTTATGGGCGTTTTACAACCTTAAATTTCATCAGTATTCAGCGATTAATAAACCTCTTCCACTGGCATTACCCGACGGTAATACTTCCCATCCTGTATACTTCTTACCATAAGCTTTGTTCCATCAGGGCTGAAAACAGGGCTCCAGAGGTTTTCGAACGCCTGTTTCCCTGTTTTACCATCCAGGACAATGTAGAACTTGCCATTTTTTTCAGCCTTGGCAGCAACTCTATCACTGCTTGGGCTGAAAACAGGGTCCCATATCATATCAAAATCTTCTCCCCATGGGGTTCCGTCTAATGCAACTGTCCAGCGATTGTTTTCCTTAATAATGGCTGCCACTCTTTTGCTGTCGGGACTGAAAACAGGCGGCAGGACTGCATCCTTAAACGTCCTGTTCCAGGAAGAGCCGTCTATTGCAATTGTCCATTTGCCAAACTCCGGTGCTACCACGGCAGCGATTCTCTGCCCATCCGGGCTGAATTTCTGATGCCATGTCTGGACGAACTTCCTATCCCATATCAATTCGCCGTTCTTTGCCATGGTCCAACCCTCATCGACCTGAACAGGCGCCAGAACATCATACATCTCTGGGCAAAAGATTGGTTCCCAGACGCATTTGAATATCTTATCCCACGGAGTCCCATTTACTGCAATGGTATATTCATATTCACCAATCCTGACTTCTGCCGCTACGATACTGCTGTCAGAACTGAAGACAACGCTCCATACATTCAGGAAATTCCTCTCCCATGGTTTACCATTCACCGCAACCGTCCATATACCTTCTGCAAATCCAAAGATATCTCCTTCTCCGAGACGTTTGGTCTGTATACAGGCAGCAGTGAACTTTCCATTGGGGCTTATAGCAAAGTCCCTTGCTTCAACAAATCCGTTTTCCCAAGTCTTGCCGTTTAAGGCTATTCCATATCCATTTTCGCCTTTTATGTTCACTGCGATGCTTTTCCCATCGGGGCTAAGTTGTATATTCCAGGCATATTCGAAGCTTTCTTCCCATGTTTCATCATCTACCGCTACAGTCCATTCATCGTCTTTTCTCGACAAACCTGCCAGCCTGTCATCATGCCCGAATTTAAGCGACCATAATTTCTCAAAGGTGTTTTTCCAGGTTTCACCGTTCACACATGCTGTAAATTCATCATCTTCTGTCCTAACAGGTGCCGAAATTTTTTCGCCATCGTTACTGACAACAAATTCATAGATAGCCGGAAATTTACTTCTCC
This genomic window from Thermodesulfobacteriota bacterium contains:
- the tmcC gene encoding TmcC family electron transfer complex membrane anchor subunit, with translation MYEFVSGPLVWISFIVFIGGSLYRLCSMHKLAKKEKVIYPYMSLKYGLRSIIHWVIPFASTNMRRRPLMTVTTFAFHICLVLTPIFLLSHNILWYQSWKISWWTLPEGTADIMTVIVILAAFFFLARRLVLPEVRFVTFASDYALLIIALAPFLTGFLAYHQWLPYKTILILHILSGELMLIVIPFTRLSHMLYFVFTRAYMGSEFGAVRNSKDW
- the tmcD gene encoding electron transfer complex subunit TmcD, with amino-acid sequence MAELESFDWETKEKLVTDINEWRSKFPAIYEFVVSNDGEKISAPVRTEDDEFTACVNGETWKNTFEKLWSLKFGHDDRLAGLSRKDDEWTVAVDDETWEESFEYAWNIQLSPDGKSIAVNIKGENGYGIALNGKTWENGFVEARDFAISPNGKFTAACIQTKRLGEGDIFGFAEGIWTVAVNGKPWERNFLNVWSVVFSSDSSIVAAEVRIGEYEYTIAVNGTPWDKIFKCVWEPIFCPEMYDVLAPVQVDEGWTMAKNGELIWDRKFVQTWHQKFSPDGQRIAAVVAPEFGKWTIAIDGSSWNRTFKDAVLPPVFSPDSKRVAAIIKENNRWTVALDGTPWGEDFDMIWDPVFSPSSDRVAAKAEKNGKFYIVLDGKTGKQAFENLWSPVFSPDGTKLMVRSIQDGKYYRRVMPVEEVY